From Streptomyces sp. 6-11-2, one genomic window encodes:
- a CDS encoding glycosyltransferase, whose translation MGQTAQVSVIEWSAVGSLAAWLWLLLCQGFFWRTDVRLPPHEDPAPDDWPSVCAVVPARDEASVLPESLPSLLAQDYPGRAEVFLIDDGSRDGTGELARELARRHGGLPLTVASPGEPPTGWTGKLWAVRHGIGLARARKPAYLLLTDADIAHAPDSLRHLVAAARTGGFDVVSQMARLRVESRWERLVVPAFVYFFAQLYPFRRISRRRARTAAAAGGCVLLRAEAAERAQIPDAIRQTVIDDVALARAVKAGGGHIWLGLAEQVDSVRPYPRLRDLWRMVSRSAYAQLRHNPLLLLGTVAGLALVYLVPPVALAVGLAAGDAGAALAGGSAWLVMAATYVPMLRYYRQPLWLAPLLPFTAFLYLLMTVDSAVQHYRGRGAAWKGRTYARPDAVPDEGL comes from the coding sequence GTGGGGCAGACTGCGCAGGTGAGCGTGATCGAGTGGAGTGCCGTCGGATCACTCGCCGCCTGGCTGTGGCTGCTGCTCTGCCAGGGCTTCTTCTGGCGTACGGACGTCAGACTTCCACCCCACGAGGACCCGGCCCCGGACGACTGGCCGTCGGTGTGCGCCGTCGTCCCCGCACGGGACGAGGCCAGCGTCCTGCCAGAGAGCCTCCCCTCCCTACTCGCCCAGGACTATCCGGGCCGGGCGGAGGTCTTCCTGATCGACGACGGCAGCCGCGACGGCACCGGGGAGCTGGCCCGCGAACTGGCACGGCGACACGGCGGGCTGCCGCTGACCGTTGCCTCACCGGGTGAGCCGCCCACCGGCTGGACGGGCAAGCTGTGGGCGGTACGCCACGGCATCGGCCTGGCACGCGCGCGTAAACCCGCCTACCTGCTGCTGACGGACGCCGACATCGCCCATGCCCCGGACAGCCTGCGCCATCTGGTGGCGGCGGCACGCACCGGGGGCTTCGACGTCGTCTCGCAAATGGCCCGCCTGCGCGTTGAAAGCCGGTGGGAGCGACTCGTCGTACCAGCCTTCGTCTACTTCTTCGCGCAGCTGTACCCCTTCCGCCGAATCAGCCGCCGCAGGGCGCGGACAGCGGCGGCCGCGGGCGGCTGCGTGCTGCTGCGCGCCGAGGCCGCCGAGCGGGCGCAGATCCCGGACGCGATCCGGCAGACGGTGATCGACGACGTCGCCCTCGCCCGGGCCGTCAAGGCCGGCGGCGGCCACATCTGGCTAGGGCTCGCCGAGCAGGTGGACAGCGTGCGCCCCTATCCGCGACTGCGCGACCTGTGGCGGATGGTCTCGCGCAGCGCCTACGCGCAACTGCGCCACAACCCACTGCTGCTGCTCGGCACGGTCGCCGGGCTGGCGCTGGTGTACCTGGTGCCGCCGGTGGCGCTGGCCGTGGGCCTGGCGGCGGGCGACGCGGGGGCGGCGCTCGCCGGTGGTTCGGCCTGGCTGGTGATGGCGGCGACGTACGTCCCGATGCTCCGCTACTACCGGCAGCCTCTGTGGCTCGCTCCCCTGCTGCCGTTCACCGCGTTCCTCTATCTGCTGATGACGGTCGACTCGGCGGTGCAGCACTACCGGGGCCGCGGTGCGGCCTGGAAGGGCCGCACGTACGCGCGTCCGGACGCCGTGCCCGACGAGGGGTTGTGA
- a CDS encoding glutamate racemase — MKIALMDSGIGLLAATAAVRRLRPDADLVLSLDPAGMPWGRRTTEDLIERALAVAEAAAAYGPDALIVGCNTATVHALTALRAALEPDLPVIGTVPAIKPAAAGGGPVAIWATPATTGSLYQRNLIRDFADGVPVAEVPCWGLAEAVEHADQTAIDEAVAAAAVLTPADVTTVVLGCTHYELVADRIRAAVGQPDGPPPVLRGSAGAVAAQALRRIGARPEPESAAEGGVTVLLNGREGVLPAPALAYAEGRLLQQVAPAR; from the coding sequence GTGAAGATCGCGCTCATGGACTCCGGGATCGGGTTGCTGGCGGCCACTGCCGCGGTACGGCGGCTGCGTCCCGACGCAGATCTCGTGCTCTCTTTGGACCCTGCGGGCATGCCGTGGGGCCGACGCACGACGGAGGACCTCATCGAGCGTGCCCTGGCCGTTGCCGAGGCCGCCGCCGCGTACGGCCCGGACGCCCTGATCGTCGGCTGCAACACCGCGACCGTGCACGCGCTCACCGCCTTGCGGGCCGCCCTGGAACCGGACCTGCCGGTCATCGGTACGGTGCCGGCGATCAAACCGGCTGCGGCCGGCGGCGGGCCCGTCGCCATCTGGGCGACGCCCGCCACCACTGGCAGCCTCTACCAGCGGAACCTCATCCGTGACTTCGCCGACGGCGTGCCGGTTGCCGAGGTGCCGTGCTGGGGCCTTGCCGAGGCAGTGGAGCACGCGGATCAGACGGCGATCGACGAGGCTGTTGCCGCGGCCGCCGTGCTCACCCCCGCGGACGTGACGACCGTCGTCCTGGGCTGCACTCACTACGAGCTGGTCGCCGACCGTATCCGGGCCGCGGTCGGGCAGCCGGACGGCCCGCCGCCGGTCCTGCGCGGCTCGGCGGGCGCTGTCGCCGCTCAGGCGCTGCGCCGGATCGGCGCCCGGCCCGAACCGGAGAGCGCGGCCGAGGGCGGCGTGACCGTGCTGCTGAACGGACGGGAGGGCGTCCTGCCCGCCCCGGCCCTGGCCTACGCGGAAGGGCGTCTCCTCCAGCAGGTGGCCCCGGCCCGCTGA
- the lnt gene encoding apolipoprotein N-acyltransferase produces MTVTATSVDESDRLRPQAAPAPWRARLLRLVPAAVAALSGVLLYFSFPPRPLWWLALPAFAVFGGLLRGRTWKAALGLGYLFGLGFLLPLLVWTGVEVGPGPWLALVAVEAVFVALVGAGVAAVSRLPVWPLWAAAVWIAGEAVRARVPFHGFPWGKIAFGQADGVFLPLAAVGGTPVLGFAVALCGFGLCEAVRLAVRGRREGAVRRPAAAAALLSVAVPVAGAVAARPLVSDKAEDGTATVALIQGNVPRAGLEFNAQRRAVLDHHARETERLAQAVKAGKADKPDFVLWPENSSDIDPFVNPDARAVIGMAVRAVGVPVSVGGVVERDGELFNEQILWEPAKGPTQTYDKRQIQPFGEYLPLRPLLGAINKDWTSMVRQDFSRGDKPGVFTIDGTKVGLATCYEAAFDWAVRDTVTAGAQMISVPSNNATFDRSEMTYQQLAMSRIRAVEHSRTVTVPVTSGVSAIIMPDGRITQRTGMFVPGYLVQKVPLRSSETPATRLGTLPELALVLVAAGGLGWAVGAGLRGRRAQNM; encoded by the coding sequence GTGACCGTCACCGCAACTTCCGTCGACGAGTCGGACCGGCTTCGACCGCAGGCCGCGCCCGCGCCCTGGAGGGCGAGGCTCCTCCGGCTCGTGCCCGCCGCCGTAGCAGCCCTGTCGGGCGTCCTCCTCTACTTCAGCTTCCCCCCGCGCCCCCTGTGGTGGCTGGCCCTGCCCGCCTTCGCGGTCTTCGGCGGGCTGCTGCGCGGACGCACCTGGAAGGCGGCCCTCGGTCTCGGCTACCTCTTCGGCCTCGGATTCCTGCTGCCGCTGCTGGTGTGGACCGGTGTGGAGGTCGGCCCCGGTCCGTGGCTGGCGCTCGTCGCCGTGGAGGCGGTCTTCGTCGCGCTGGTGGGCGCGGGTGTCGCGGCGGTGTCCCGGCTGCCCGTCTGGCCGCTGTGGGCGGCGGCCGTGTGGATCGCCGGCGAGGCGGTACGCGCACGCGTGCCGTTCCACGGCTTCCCCTGGGGCAAGATCGCCTTCGGGCAGGCCGACGGCGTGTTCCTGCCGCTGGCCGCGGTGGGCGGCACCCCGGTGCTGGGCTTCGCGGTCGCCCTGTGCGGTTTCGGCCTGTGCGAGGCCGTGCGCCTGGCGGTGCGGGGGCGGCGCGAAGGAGCCGTACGGCGTCCGGCCGCGGCGGCGGCCCTGCTGAGCGTCGCCGTCCCGGTGGCGGGCGCGGTGGCCGCCCGGCCCCTGGTGAGCGACAAGGCCGAGGACGGCACCGCCACCGTCGCCCTCATCCAGGGCAACGTGCCCCGGGCGGGCCTGGAGTTCAACGCCCAGCGGCGCGCGGTCCTCGACCACCACGCGCGCGAGACGGAGCGGCTGGCCCAGGCGGTGAAGGCAGGCAAGGCCGACAAGCCGGACTTCGTGCTCTGGCCGGAGAACTCCTCCGACATCGACCCCTTCGTCAACCCCGACGCGCGTGCCGTCATCGGCATGGCCGTCAGGGCGGTCGGGGTGCCGGTCTCCGTCGGCGGCGTCGTGGAGCGGGACGGCGAACTGTTCAACGAGCAGATCCTGTGGGAGCCGGCCAAGGGACCCACTCAGACGTACGACAAACGGCAGATCCAGCCGTTCGGCGAGTACCTTCCGCTGCGCCCGCTGCTCGGGGCGATCAACAAGGACTGGACGTCGATGGTCCGGCAGGACTTCAGCCGGGGCGACAAGCCGGGCGTGTTCACCATCGACGGCACGAAGGTGGGCCTGGCCACCTGCTACGAGGCGGCCTTCGACTGGGCCGTGCGCGACACGGTCACAGCCGGCGCGCAGATGATCTCCGTACCGAGCAACAACGCGACCTTCGACCGCAGCGAGATGACCTACCAGCAGCTCGCCATGTCCCGGATCCGCGCGGTCGAGCACAGCCGTACCGTCACCGTCCCGGTGACCAGCGGTGTCAGCGCGATCATCATGCCCGACGGGCGGATCACGCAGAGGACCGGCATGTTCGTGCCCGGCTACCTGGTCCAGAAGGTGCCGCTGCGCTCGTCCGAGACGCCCGCCACCCGGCTGGGCACCCTGCCGGAGCTCGCCCTGGTACTGGTCGCGGCCGGCGGCCTCGGGTGGGCCGTCGGCGCCGGACTGCGCGGGCGACGCGCCCAGAACATGTAA
- a CDS encoding NUDIX domain-containing protein has translation MATPDFIRTIRTSAGKQLLWLPGVTAIVFDDDGRVLLGRRSDTGEWSVVGGIPEPGEQPAACAVREVHEETAVHCVAERVVLVQALDPVTYGNGDICQYMDITFRCRAVGGEARVNDDESLEVGWFAVDALPDLDEFGLFRIKQAMSDAPTWFNPTELN, from the coding sequence ATGGCAACTCCCGACTTCATCCGTACCATCAGGACCTCGGCCGGCAAACAGCTGCTGTGGCTGCCCGGCGTCACCGCCATCGTCTTCGACGACGACGGCAGAGTGCTCCTGGGCCGCCGCTCCGACACCGGCGAATGGTCGGTGGTCGGCGGCATCCCGGAGCCGGGCGAGCAGCCGGCCGCCTGTGCCGTGCGGGAGGTCCACGAGGAGACCGCGGTGCACTGTGTCGCCGAGCGGGTGGTCCTGGTCCAGGCGCTGGACCCCGTCACCTACGGCAACGGCGACATCTGCCAGTACATGGACATCACCTTCCGGTGCCGTGCCGTGGGCGGCGAGGCACGTGTCAACGACGACGAGTCGCTGGAGGTGGGCTGGTTCGCGGTGGACGCGCTGCCGGACCTGGACGAGTTCGGTCTGTTCCGGATCAAGCAGGCCATGTCCGATGCACCCACGTGGTTCAACCCCACGGAATTGAACTGA
- a CDS encoding 3-hydroxybutyrate dehydrogenase, producing the protein MTSPLPAPRTPSLDLGGRTALVTGAAGGIGRACALRLAAAGARVRAVDRDAPGLEALAERAGALAGFLEPLVLDLTDLDAAERAAAGTDVLVNNAGLQLVCPIEEFPPEVFHTVLTVMLEAPFRLIRGALPHMYGRQWGRIVNISSVHGLRASAYKSAYVAAKHGLEGLSKTTALEGAPHGVTSNCVNPGYVRTPLVEAQLADQARAHGISEERVLSEVLLKDSAVKRLLEPEEVAEAVAYLCGPQASFVTGSSLVLDGGWTAH; encoded by the coding sequence ATGACCTCGCCGCTCCCCGCTCCGCGCACCCCCTCGCTCGATCTCGGCGGCCGCACCGCGCTCGTCACCGGCGCCGCCGGAGGCATCGGCCGCGCCTGCGCGCTGCGGCTGGCCGCCGCCGGGGCGAGGGTCAGAGCCGTCGACCGGGACGCGCCGGGCCTGGAAGCGCTCGCCGAGCGGGCGGGCGCGCTCGCCGGCTTCCTCGAACCGCTGGTGCTCGACCTCACCGACCTCGACGCCGCCGAGCGGGCGGCCGCCGGTACCGATGTGCTCGTCAACAACGCCGGGCTGCAACTGGTGTGCCCCATCGAGGAGTTCCCGCCCGAGGTCTTCCACACCGTGCTCACCGTGATGCTGGAGGCGCCCTTCCGGCTGATCCGCGGCGCGCTGCCGCACATGTACGGCCGGCAGTGGGGCCGGATCGTCAACATCTCCTCCGTGCACGGCCTGCGCGCCTCCGCCTACAAGTCGGCCTACGTGGCCGCCAAGCACGGCCTGGAGGGGCTGTCCAAGACCACCGCCCTCGAAGGCGCCCCGCACGGCGTCACCTCCAACTGCGTCAACCCCGGCTATGTGCGCACCCCCCTGGTCGAGGCGCAGCTGGCCGACCAGGCGCGGGCCCACGGCATCTCCGAGGAGCGCGTGCTCTCCGAGGTGCTGCTCAAGGACAGCGCGGTCAAACGGCTGCTCGAACCCGAGGAGGTCGCCGAGGCCGTGGCGTACCTGTGCGGGCCGCAGGCCTCCTTCGTCACCGGCTCCTCGCTGGTCCTGGACGGCGGGTGGACCGCGCACTGA
- a CDS encoding GAF domain-containing protein, producing MSSDHVQSARRPAARTPAGSAETPFLELLARGAPTAAFEQPVLLARAEGRPAEWIDALEQARLLALRVRAELEGRRRREAELSALFETAHDLAGLRDLDAVLQAIVQRARSLLGTDIAYLTLNDPARGDTCMRVTEGSVAARFQQLRLGMGEGLGGLVAQTARPYVTDDYFKDPRFQHTGTIDAGVRDEGLVAILGVPLMLGPQVIGVLFAADRRARVFEREQIALLGSFAALAAAAIDSANLLTETRSALAGLERANEIIRDRSGVIERASDVHDRLAELVLRGGGVHDVAAAVAQVLDGAVEFTEAAAAPAGALEASRAEGHAVPHGPDWIAAVAAGGELLGALVLRGHPGLDPVDQRTLERAAMVTSLLLLARRSAAEAEQRVRGELLDDLLDARDRDPRLLRERAARLQADLDATHVVLAARLDAPSADAEQEAAARHRLWSAAFHLAATRHGLAAARDGGTVLLLPLRRGDSATQLARRTARHLGTGVHEAVTVGASAPVENLAAHPETVAAAYEEARRCLDALRLLGRTGDGAAAQDFGFLGLLLAGDRDIGGFVDRTVGPVVAYDDRRGTELIRTLEAYFACGMSPARTKDALHVHVNTVAQRLDRVGRLLGRDWQTPARALEIQLAMRLHRLSVPAQS from the coding sequence ATGTCCAGTGATCACGTGCAGTCCGCCCGGCGCCCCGCCGCCAGGACTCCGGCCGGCAGCGCCGAGACCCCCTTCCTCGAGCTGCTGGCCCGGGGCGCGCCCACCGCCGCCTTCGAACAGCCGGTGCTGCTCGCCCGTGCCGAGGGCCGGCCGGCCGAGTGGATCGACGCGCTCGAGCAGGCCAGACTGCTCGCCCTGCGCGTCCGCGCGGAACTGGAGGGCCGGCGGCGCCGCGAGGCGGAGCTTTCGGCGCTGTTCGAGACCGCCCACGACCTGGCCGGCCTGCGCGACCTGGACGCGGTGCTCCAGGCGATCGTGCAGCGCGCCCGCTCGCTGCTCGGCACGGACATCGCCTACCTCACCCTCAACGACCCCGCCCGCGGCGACACCTGCATGCGTGTCACCGAGGGCTCGGTGGCCGCCCGCTTCCAGCAACTGCGCCTGGGCATGGGGGAGGGGCTGGGAGGCCTGGTCGCGCAGACGGCCCGCCCCTACGTCACCGACGACTACTTCAAGGACCCCCGCTTCCAGCACACCGGAACCATCGACGCGGGTGTGCGGGACGAGGGCCTGGTCGCGATCCTCGGCGTGCCGCTCATGCTCGGACCACAGGTGATCGGCGTACTCTTCGCGGCCGACCGGCGGGCCCGTGTGTTCGAACGGGAGCAGATCGCCCTGCTCGGCTCCTTCGCGGCCCTCGCCGCGGCGGCCATCGACAGCGCCAACCTGCTCACCGAGACCCGCTCGGCGCTCGCCGGCCTGGAGCGGGCCAACGAGATCATCCGTGACCGCAGCGGCGTCATCGAGCGCGCCTCCGATGTCCACGACCGGCTCGCCGAACTCGTCCTGCGCGGCGGCGGAGTGCACGACGTCGCCGCCGCCGTCGCCCAAGTGCTCGACGGCGCCGTCGAGTTCACCGAGGCCGCCGCCGCACCCGCCGGCGCCTTGGAGGCATCCCGGGCCGAGGGACACGCGGTGCCGCACGGTCCGGACTGGATCGCCGCCGTCGCCGCGGGCGGTGAACTGCTCGGCGCGCTCGTGCTGCGCGGTCACCCCGGCCTCGACCCCGTCGACCAGCGCACGCTGGAGCGAGCCGCGATGGTCACCTCGCTGCTGCTGCTCGCCAGACGGTCGGCCGCCGAGGCCGAACAGCGCGTCCGCGGCGAACTCCTCGACGACCTCCTGGACGCCCGCGACCGCGATCCCCGCCTGCTGCGCGAGCGCGCCGCCCGGCTGCAGGCCGACCTCGACGCCACGCACGTCGTGCTCGCCGCCCGGCTCGACGCCCCGTCCGCCGACGCCGAGCAGGAGGCCGCCGCCCGCCACCGCCTGTGGTCGGCGGCGTTTCACCTGGCCGCCACCCGGCACGGACTGGCCGCCGCCCGCGACGGCGGCACGGTCCTGCTGCTGCCGCTGCGCCGCGGGGACAGCGCCACTCAACTGGCCCGCAGAACCGCCCGCCACCTCGGCACCGGGGTGCACGAGGCGGTCACCGTGGGCGCCTCCGCGCCCGTCGAGAACCTGGCCGCCCACCCCGAGACCGTAGCCGCCGCCTACGAGGAGGCGCGGCGCTGCCTCGACGCCCTGCGGCTGCTCGGCCGCACCGGCGACGGCGCCGCCGCCCAGGACTTCGGCTTCCTCGGCCTGCTGCTGGCCGGTGACCGGGACATCGGCGGCTTCGTCGACCGCACCGTCGGCCCGGTCGTCGCCTACGACGATCGGCGCGGCACGGAGCTCATACGCACCCTGGAGGCGTACTTCGCGTGCGGCATGAGCCCGGCCCGCACCAAGGACGCACTGCACGTCCATGTGAACACCGTGGCCCAGCGACTGGACCGCGTGGGCCGGCTGCTCGGCCGGGACTGGCAGACCCCGGCCCGCGCCCTGGAGATCCAACTCGCCATGCGTCTGCACCGCTTGTCGGTACCGGCGCAGAGCTGA
- a CDS encoding MFS transporter — protein sequence MASPTTSPPPPANLRRIVAASLIGTTIEWYDFFLYGSAAALVFNKLFFPDSDPLVGTLLSFLTYAVGFAARPLGALVFGHYGDRLGRKKLLVLSLLLMGGATFAIGLLPTHATVGSAAPVLLTVLRLVQGFALGGEWGGAVLLVSEHGDARRRGFWASWPQTGAPAGQLLATGVLSLLTAVLSDSAFGSWGWRIPFLLSGVLVVVGLWIRLSVDESPVFQQALAQAESRRAARAAEDRTERLPLVSVLRHHWRDVLVAMGARMAENISYYVITAFILVYATTSAGVSKQTALNAVLIASAVHFAVIPAWGALSDRIGRRPVYLLGAAGVGLWMFPFFWLIDTGGFGQLVLAVTVGLVLHGAMYAPQAAFFAEMFATRMRYSGASIGAQFASVAAGAPAPLIATALLSAYGSSTPIVLYVIAAAVLTLIAVGVAKETRHRDLADVEASADAGPTAARTAGARSV from the coding sequence ATGGCCTCCCCGACCACCTCTCCCCCACCCCCGGCGAACCTCCGCCGCATCGTCGCCGCCAGTCTCATCGGCACCACCATCGAGTGGTACGACTTCTTCCTGTACGGCTCGGCTGCCGCGCTCGTGTTCAACAAGCTGTTCTTCCCGGACTCGGATCCGCTGGTGGGGACGCTGCTGTCGTTCCTGACGTATGCGGTCGGGTTCGCGGCGCGGCCGCTGGGCGCGCTGGTGTTCGGGCACTACGGTGACCGGCTGGGGCGCAAGAAGCTGCTGGTGCTGAGCCTGCTCCTGATGGGTGGGGCCACCTTCGCCATCGGGTTGCTGCCCACGCATGCGACGGTGGGCAGCGCGGCTCCGGTGCTGCTCACCGTGTTGCGTCTGGTCCAGGGCTTCGCGCTGGGCGGTGAGTGGGGCGGAGCCGTGCTGCTGGTGTCGGAGCACGGGGACGCGCGGCGGCGCGGGTTCTGGGCCTCCTGGCCGCAGACCGGGGCGCCCGCGGGGCAGTTGCTCGCCACCGGTGTGCTGTCGCTGCTGACCGCGGTGCTCTCCGACAGCGCCTTCGGCAGCTGGGGATGGCGCATTCCGTTCCTGCTTTCCGGTGTACTCGTCGTCGTCGGTTTGTGGATTCGTCTCTCCGTCGATGAATCGCCCGTGTTCCAGCAGGCGTTGGCGCAGGCCGAGAGCCGCAGGGCGGCGCGGGCGGCCGAGGACCGGACCGAGAGGCTGCCGCTGGTGTCCGTGCTGCGGCATCACTGGCGTGATGTGCTGGTGGCGATGGGGGCGCGTATGGCGGAGAACATCAGCTACTACGTGATCACCGCGTTCATCCTCGTCTACGCCACCACCTCCGCCGGCGTCTCCAAGCAGACCGCGCTCAACGCAGTGCTGATCGCGTCCGCGGTGCACTTCGCGGTGATCCCGGCCTGGGGTGCCCTGTCGGACCGGATCGGGCGCCGCCCGGTGTACCTGCTGGGTGCCGCCGGGGTCGGCCTGTGGATGTTCCCGTTCTTCTGGCTCATCGACACCGGCGGCTTCGGCCAACTCGTCCTCGCGGTGACCGTGGGCCTGGTACTGCACGGGGCCATGTACGCCCCGCAGGCGGCCTTCTTCGCCGAGATGTTCGCGACCCGCATGCGCTACTCCGGCGCCTCCATCGGCGCCCAGTTCGCCTCCGTCGCCGCGGGCGCGCCCGCCCCGCTGATCGCCACCGCCCTGCTGTCCGCCTACGGCAGCTCCACCCCCATCGTCCTGTACGTGATCGCGGCGGCCGTGCTGACGCTGATCGCGGTGGGAGTGGCCAAGGAGACCCGGCACCGCGACCTCGCCGACGTCGAGGCGTCCGCGGACGCCGGGCCCACGGCCGCCCGCACCGCCGGCGCGCGTAGCGTCTGA
- a CDS encoding DUF5302 domain-containing protein encodes MTAEPVPTEGSESAAPETSPLADSDGNYDLKRKFREALARKRGAQADAADVAANPDASKVRAAHGPAASQRSFRRKSGG; translated from the coding sequence ATGACCGCAGAGCCCGTACCTACGGAAGGTTCGGAGTCGGCTGCCCCCGAGACGTCCCCTCTGGCGGACAGCGACGGCAACTACGACCTCAAGCGCAAGTTCCGCGAAGCCCTGGCGCGCAAGCGCGGTGCGCAGGCGGACGCCGCCGATGTTGCCGCCAACCCGGATGCGTCGAAGGTGCGTGCGGCGCACGGCCCGGCTGCGAGCCAGCGGTCGTTCAGGCGTAAGAGCGGCGGCTGA
- a CDS encoding transposase, which produces MPGSDRTEEFKRDAVALVRSSGKTVTEVARGIGVSAEGLRNWVKQDTIDRGQGAPGELTTAEREEMRRLRRPAAEQAETIEVLRKAALFFAKQSDR; this is translated from the coding sequence TTGCCCGGTAGCGACCGCACGGAGGAGTTCAAACGGGATGCGGTCGCGCTCGTTCGCTCCTCCGGGAAGACCGTGACCGAGGTGGCCCGGGGGATCGGGGTCAGCGCCGAGGGACTGCGGAACTGGGTCAAGCAGGACACGATCGACCGCGGGCAGGGGGCGCCGGGAGAGCTGACGACGGCCGAGCGCGAAGAGATGCGACGGCTGCGGAGGCCGGCCGCCGAGCAGGCGGAGACGATCGAGGTGCTGCGAAAAGCAGCGCTCTTCTTCGCGAAACAGAGCGATCGATGA
- a CDS encoding cold-shock protein, which yields MATGTVKWFNAEKGFGFIAQDGGGPDVFAHYSAINSSGFRELQEGQIVTFDVTQGQKGPQAENINPA from the coding sequence ATGGCTACGGGAACCGTGAAGTGGTTCAACGCGGAGAAGGGTTTCGGCTTCATTGCCCAGGACGGGGGCGGTCCGGACGTCTTCGCGCACTACTCCGCAATCAACTCCTCAGGCTTTCGTGAGCTCCAGGAAGGCCAGATCGTGACGTTCGACGTCACCCAGGGCCAGAAGGGCCCGCAGGCCGAGAACATCAACCCGGCCTGA